The stretch of DNA gagggcgaggaggccaaggcggactCCTTCGCGGGCCTCAAGCCCACCAAGGCTGCCGACTTCAAGTCCATGTCCAacgacgagctcaacgcgcagatcgtcgaggcgaagaagatgCTCTTCGAGCTTCGCATGAAGCAGTCCACGCGCAAGGAGTACAAGGGCCACCACTTCGGGATCCTCAAGACGAAGATCGCGCAGATTCGCACCGtgaagcgcgagcgcgaggttaCCGAGGGTGTCAACAAGCGCGATAGCCGCAAGATtaagcgcgaggagcgcgcggccaACATCTACCTGTAAAGGATCGCGCCGAGAGAGGAGGTTGCACGAGAGTGACATCGCGGATGTTCGGTGCGATGCAAGCGGggcgaccctcgcgggcgcgggggtcgcggTTCTCTCTTGGGGGTGGGCGACGGGGCAGCGGCGTTGGCATAGCTTAATTCTTTTAGCGATTATCATGTAAAGCGATTACAACCATATGCGCAAACGTCGTCGTTCGACCCGGGTGGAGTTGAGCGACTCGCGAGGAAACCGTCAGTGCTGGCCCAGGGACCCCACCAGGTTCAGCGTATCCCGCAGGATGAGGAACATCCCCGACCCGAGCAGCAGCAACACCCCGCTCGCGGTGATGCTCtgctccacctccgccggcagCTTCTTCCCGCCCcgcagcgcctcgacggcgatgaggaGCAGGAAACCCCCGTCCAGCGCCGGCAGCGGGAGGAtgttgacgacggcgaggttgaTGTTGATGACGGACGCGAACTGGTACAGACCGCTCAGGTCGGACCCCCGCATGACctccgcgcccacgcccacgATCGCGATCGGCCCGCTCACGTTGTCCTTCGCCTGGCTGAAGTTGGACACGAGCGAGAACAGCGACTTGCACACCAGACCGGTGAGTCGCGCAAACTCCTTCGTCGCCAGGAACAGCCCCTCCGCCGGGTtaccggcgacgcgcttccGTAcctccgcgttcgcctcgagctgcacCCCGATCCGCCCCTCGCCGTTCACCCCCGTCTTGGGCACCACCTCTATGTCCACGGGCGGCGCTGGTCCGTTCGTGCCAAAACGCTGTATCTTGAGTCGCACCggattcgaacccgcggcTTTAActttggcgacgacgtcgttcACCGACTTTCCCGCCGCGGGtaacgcctcgccgtcgatcgcggtGATGACGTCGCCAACCTTCACGCCGtactccctcgccgcggacgtgctcAGCAGCTGCGCCACCTTAACCCCGGGCTTGTACGCCTGCTCCACCAAGCCGACGGTGTTCACCTGGAAGTTTAAAATGGCGAGCGCGAATGCTACGTTGGCGGCGACACCCGCGGAGATGACGATGGCCCTGTCTTTGATGGGTCGGTTCCTGAGTAAGTCCGGGTCGTCCTGGGGGTACGGGCagtccgggtcgtcgtcgggaaaGGCGACGAATCCCCCGAGCGGGACCCATCGTAGCGAGTACTCCACCTCCGGACCCTTGTAGGACAGGAGGTTGGGGCCGAATCCGACGGAGAACTTGGAGACGTGGATGTTCTGGAGCctggcggcgaagaagtGTCCGCACTCGTGCACGAAGATGATGGTGGCGAGGACCACGATGGCCTCGATGGTGCTCGCGGGTCCGTCCAGCTCGAAGCCGGTGTTCAggagacccgcgccgaggcccgcgagTCCGAGCTTtggggcggaggcggcgaacggcgggaaccactcgtccacgtcgtcctcgcgcggcgtcgcctcgtcgacctcgacgaccggcgtcgcgatgagcgcctcaTCGTCCCTCGCATCGGGGAGTCCCCTTCGCACGATGGAAgacgcgcggagcggcgccatcgtcggcgtcgacggcgacgttccGAGCCGCGTCCCCGCAACCGTCATCTTGgcgacccgtcgcggcgccaccgtggcgccgcgacgcgcggagatcttcccgcgcccggcgacgagcgccgccgtcgtcgatcccGCCGTACACGTCATAGCTCCTCCGGTCATGATCTCTGCGTGAGAGATCCTCTCTCCACGtcacgccctcggcgcctctccgcgcgcgggacgatcTTGAATGACTAGTCCAGTGCCAGACGAGCGTGGCACGGCACCGCGGTTTGTTTGGTTTCGACTCGGCTCGAAAGCTCTCGGTTCGAACACCCGCGCCTGTGAGCGACGTGGTATCACGGAATTCGCGGATTTATTTCGAGGATTGCGCTATCCATCAGCCGTGCCTTTTTGGGTGTGAGGGTTCAAAACCCAGGAAGAGGATCGCAAAGCGGTGTCGATTAGAACGTCGAGGTCCGTCGGCGAGTTTGGCGCCATTTTTTTTTCGAGGCGTACGGGCTGGCAGTCTTCAAAAAGTTGCGAAATGTTCCAATTTCTCAGGAATCTCGTCAAATGTGTGATTCGAACcccccgagcgcgccccTGTAGCCAACAACGGATACGACACACGTCTCCATTTCCAGCGGACGCCCGACACGACCTGACCTTTTGACGACCACGCGCACGAGACAGACCTTATACGAGTGACTGAGTAGCACGTgcggtcgccctcgcgtcgcgcgctcggtcgccaggtcgcctcgcgcgcgggtccaaGGTCCGGCGCCTCGcatcccgcgtcgcgtcagCGTGTGAAATTTTCCCGGGAACGTTCCAAGAGGCTCTCTTTTGAACCCAGGGGCGCGCCGTCAATGGAggtcgacccgccgcccgccgcgcccgcttCCGCCGAGCCGGgttcgccgcccgccgtcAACCCCgcacccgtcgccccgcgccggatcGGGCACTGGCAGGTGGACAAGCAGATCGGCCGCGGGTCCTTCGCGGTCGtgtggcgcgcgaggcacgccGAGACTggccagcgcgtcgcggtcaaGGAGATCCGCCTGGACAAGCTCAACCGCAAGCTGCGCGAGTCCTTGGAGTCCGAGATCCAGGTCCTGCAGCGCAGCAGGCACGGGAACATCATCCGACTCCACGACATCatcaaggaggagaagaggatcttcctcgtcctcgagtACTGCGCGGGTGGGGACGTGTCCGAGTTCATCAAGAAACACGGGCgggtgcgcgaggacgtgGCGAGGCACTTCATGCGGCAGATGGCGTCCGGTCTCCGCGCCATGCGCGCGCAGAACCTCATACACAGGGATCTCAAGCCCCAGAACCTGTTGCTGACCGTGGCGTCCCCGGATGCGGAGCTCAAGATTGCCGACTTTGGCTTTGCGCGGTACATGCACCCGACGGGGATGGCGGAGACGCTGTGCGGGTCTCCGCTGTACATGGCGCCCGAGATCTTGGGCTACCAGAAAtacgacgccaaggctgaccTGTGGTCGGTCGGGACGATCTTATACGAGCTCCTGGTGGGGCGGCCGCCGTTCACCGGCATGAACCCCATGCAGCTGCTGCGGAACATCGAACGTTCCGACGCGAAGATTCCTTCCAAAGTCGCAAACGGACTGAGCCGAGAGTGCGTCTCCATCCTCCGGGGTTTGCTCAGACGAAACCCCGTGGAACGCATGAGCTTCGACGAGTTCTTCGACCACCCGTTCCTGACTGGCCAGGCGACgatcgttcgcggcgggccGCCCTCtgagacgcggcgcgaggccggcgcatccggcggcggcgacgcagccggcgcggactcggggatgagcggcggcgatgacacCAGCGGATCGGGCGACTCCTCGCAGATGCCCTTCCCGATGGAGGAcgactccacgtccaccgGCACGCATgccacgacgacgaatacgacgacgacgacgaataGGACGAATACGACGCAGCGGCAGCAGGCGTCAGTCGGGGGTAaccctcggccgccgccgcccgcgccgaccccgacgcATCTCCAACACCGTCACGCCCACCCGCCGCATGTGCACCACGCGTCCATACCCTCGAgcgtggagaaggcggcgcggggcgtgggcaacgtcgccgccgccgccgcgatgggcgtcagggacgtcgccgccgccgccgccgccgcggggaccaACTGGCtgagcacgtcgccgctgagccgccgccccggcttCCTCGGCGGAACCTCGCCGGGTGGCGGTCGACCCCTgggcggctccggctcgcACCAGAAACCTCCGCTgtcgtcctccccgtccgtcgcccgcgccgcctccttcggcgGGTtcacccccggcggcgacggcgtctcgGTCGAGATCCAGCCGGTTCCGTTTTCCCTGCAGGGGAGCAAGGCGCGAAGCGGCAGCGACCGGTCGCTGAactcgatggacgcggagtACGTCCTCGTGGAGGATGACAAatccggcggcgacaagTCCGGCGGCCTCGCGTCGATGGAGTCCTCCCCGGGCGGGTCCctcccgagcggcggcggcggcggcggcggcgggctcacGCAGATGGCGGCGGGGTTGACCAGGAGACTCTCGTCGAACCTCGGAGCCGTCATTCTcggctcgtcaccgccgccgagcaaaTTTGGCAACAACCACCACCAcgtcacgtcgtcgtcgtcgtcgcccgggcgGGAGCTCTACCgcatgagctcctcgcccgGCGGTACCGGCCTGGGCTCGGGAGGGAGCCCCGGGTCGTTTCCGCCCCGGCCGGGGTCCTCCCGTCACTCGCCCCCCGGGATGCTCGGCGAATTCCGTAACTCCCCGAGTTACCCATCGTCCAGGGTCTCCAGCGCGCGATCaggaggcgggggcggttcGGGGCTGGCGCTCGGGGCTGGCGCGTCCCTGGCCCCGTCGCAGTCGCCgtcggagaaggaggcggcggcggcgttggcgttggCTCGCgtggcgcaggcggcggcggcggcggcgcccggggaGAAGCGcttcgccagcgcggcgcagcgcgtcTCCgtgctcgaacgcgccgcgacggtcctGAGAGACGTCGCCATGGAGCGGTGGGACAGCGGCAAGAAACTCGACGCGCTGTCCGTGTCGCTCGTGTCGTTGACGGCGCTCAGGGAGGGGTACAAGCTCGCGCAGGCCGTCGCGaaagaggcggcggaggcggaggcgtgcTCGAACGCTCCCCAAGGCGTCGGGCCCCTGGACGGCTCGCGAAACGTCCGGCTGTCCGACATGTCCGACTCCTCGCGatcgtccggcggcggcggcggcggcgactgcgcgtcgcggcccgcgagcgcgtcgtcgtcgtcgtcggggtcgccgccgtggatcCCCGgcaggtcctcctcctcgtctcaATCCGGCACCATCGGCTCATCCGCGGAGCTCCCCCGCCTCTCGTCCAAGACCCCGGAACGCCTTCGCAaggatcgcgagcgcgcggtcaAGACTGCGGAGCGGATCAAGAACGCCTTCAACGCCGcgctgacgcgcgccgaccgcgccgccgccgcggtcaagggcgtcggcgtcgagggttcCGCCGTGTTgcccgacgcgatggacctcgcgtacgacgcggcgctggcgctcggtcgatcgggcgcggtcgaggagctcatggGCAACACGAGgaccgcgctcgaggcgtacTCGAGGGCGCAGACGCTCTTGGTGTTCATACTGAGCGAGGGGCCGCGGTTTGtcaccgcgagggacgagcaGAGCGGAGACGAacgagcggcgacggacgccgagcgagagacggcggcggcgctcgtgagtgccccggggcgcgccgccggagacggtGTCGAAACCGGGGACGGATCGCGTCTCATCACCCCGTCCGTCCACCCGTGCGACGAgttccccgcgcgcggaAGGATCGCGAggttcgtcggcgcgatcggcgcgaggcagcaggcgtgcgcggcgacggcgatgcgctCCAGCTCGGGCGCGACTCGAAGGCCACCGTGACGGTTGACACCCGGTTGACACGGGAGGAGAAAAAAAGAAAAAAAAcactcgtccgccgcgaaaGCGACGACGAAAGATGTACCATGTACCCGGCCGCCCGGACGATTGCGGGGAAAAGAAACGCGCGGGCCCGGGCGATTCGCccacggccgcgacgcgcgaaaAGTGTACCAAAAAAGGACGAGCCTCGTCCACCATTCTTGAAAAAAAACACCGATTCTTTCATACATTCGAACGCCCCGCTACGCCTCGGTGACCACCTCCTCCAACTCGTTCGGGTCCTTCACGGATCccgaccgcgacgtgcgGTGCCCCCGGGTCTGCCTGTACCTCAGCGCCAGCCTCTCCTTTATGGTCAGGACCTGGTCGAAGAACGGCTCGCGCATCTCGTCCCTCTCCGCGATCTCTCGTCCCAGAGTCTGCTTCTCGATCGTCTCCAACAGCGGCGTCGTCTTGTGATTCGGcaacggcgctcgcgcggtgacCTCCATCCcgggcacgggcgcgggcggcggcggcgggggaagtATTGCCGTGAGCTCGTATCCCGCcagcgcgtgcgacgccgcggaacgCAGCGACCTGTGCATCACGGAATCCTCGGGGCCCAGATCCGCGCTCATCACGGCACCGCGCACCTCCTCGCAGCGAAGGATGTCGTacgctcgcgcgccaccctTTGTTTCGCGCTCTtcagcctccctcgccgcctttgcGGCTTTGACGGccgcgagtgcgccgccctggccgccCCGCACGCGCCCCTGCGCCTCGCGTAGGTCCTTGAACGAGTTCGGCCCGGTCGCGTTGGGACCTTCGTGCTTGGCCCACGACATGATCCCGAGCAAAATTCGAAGCGCCGGCTCCGCGCAGTGCGGCATGTTGCACctgacgatcgccgcgagtcGTTTGCagtgcgcgccgtcgtcctcgagaagctcggcgcggcaCCGCGggtgcctcgccgcgtgttCCAGGCATCGAAGCGACGCGGAACACGCGAGAAAGTCGTcgcacggcgcgtcgccctcgatgaGCACCGGTTGGTACTCCTCCAACATGTCGTCGTGTTCGACCTCAGCCTTAGccacgggctcgggctcggacaCGGCCaacggctcgggctcgggctcgggctcgggctcgggctcgggctcgggctcctcgacgccctcggttTCCTCAGTTTTCGGCTTTTCCTCGACCATCTCGTACACCggctcgccctcgtcgtcgacaatcgggacgccctcctcgtccgtcgcctGCACCGGGttgccctcctcgtccagctTACGCAccatcaccggcggcggcggaggcggcggaggcggtgcgtacgtcgcggcgggagcgcaCTGATGCgtgatcgtcgtcgtccacgtcggccGGTGCTTCCCGCTCGGGAGTAGTCCGCGTTtgttgacgtcgccgccgacgcgaccgatGAACTGATCCGCCACGAACGAATGGCACAGGAGCGCCCCGAGGAGCTCCatgacctcggcgacgacccgcgggGTGTTGGCCTTTGGaacgaacggcggcgggggcggcgggggtttgCCCATGTTCGGTACAGCCGGACCGTCGTAGACAACCCCGCCTCCTTCCGTTTCGTCTGTCTCGTCCTTCTTTGATGATCTTTTTCGGCTCGAgagcagcgcctcgaggtcAACCTTCTtagcgcgcgcctcgtcgccggcgcccacgccgaagGCGTCCGCCAGGATGTTGTCCTTCTCCATCGCCagcggcgtcgtgggcggGGTGCGGTACCTGTCGCAGGTGGGCAGCAtcgcgcgaacgtcgtccATGACCCCGCGCCACAccatctccctcgccgctctcTCGCTGAATTTCGCAAACTTCCGCaagccgacggcgccgcacgCCCTAGAGTCCGCGTCGTGCCTTCGCAACAGCGCGTGAAACGTctccacgacgccgtgctcctccaccagctccagcgcggtctgcgtcgacgcgcacgccagCTTCACGAGCAGATCGCCGCAGACCATGGCGTGCTCCAAAACCGGATCCTTCGGCCcgaccccgtcgccctcttcgccctcggcacccgcgtcggcacccgcgtcggcacccgcgtcggcacccgcgtccTCGTACTTGgccacgggcgcgagcgccgcgaggagcgatGGAACCAGCCCGCCCCTTCGCAGCAGACACTCGCGGCCTATCCTGGTTCGCATGCAGACGCGGATGAGCCGAGTCGCCTTTGCGCGGATGAGGTCAACCTTCCCAACCTCGCTGTCGGGCTTCAAGATGTCGCAGAGCGGCGTGAGGTCCCTTGCGAGCtccacgacgccctcgggcgCGCCCACGACCAAGTGCGTGGATTCCCagtcgctcgacgccatcgtcgcaAGACATCGCAGCGCGTGAAACACGATCTGGTTGGACGGCGACACGATGCGCTTGGTCGCCTCGggcttcggcgcgcccgcctcctccgccgcggcgacctcctcctcggtcggCTCGACGACCCTCTCGAACGGCTGCAGCTGGCGccacaccgcgtcgacgcaggCGCGGCATCCCACGCGGTGCCGGAGGATCTCCCCCTGCCTCGTCGCCAGCGCGTGGATCGCGCGGAGgccggcgagacgcgcggcgtcctcggcgtcggcgtcgaggagcttcACGAGGTTATCCACGACGTCCGTCTCGGCGAGTACGTCCGCATCGTTCCTGAAGAGACGGGGGGGGGcatcgcgtccgggtcgCGGGGTCAGGATGGCGTTTGgacgggtcgacgcgggtAGCACGAGGCTCGTCCCGAATCGGGATCGTCGCCTTTTACTCGGGATGCGCGCGATTGCTTccagcggcgcggacgtACCCGGGATCCGTCGCGAGTTCCCTCAGcttcgaggcggcgtccgcgcgtcccgcgttGTCGGTCGAGTCGcgaagctcctcggcgaccggcgcgacgaggttgGGACGATCcccatcctccgcgccctcccgcgCCATGGCGCCTCGCGGGTCTGGGGCGCAGCGGTCCGTATCGGGCTGTCCGTCATCGTTCGTCACGCCAGAGTTGAAAAAACCGAGatgcgagggacgcgcgtcATCAGAGCCCGAGGCGCGatgggtcgcggcgggcactccgacgacgagggtaCCCCCTACgaccagcgcctcgaggaggtcgagTTCATGCGCAGcgcctgcgtcgcggcgcagcgcggcgacgtcgacaaGCTCCGCGCCATGCTTCACCGGAGGCCGGACGTGAtgctggacgacggcgtcggcggcgacagcggGTACACGCCGCTGCActacgccgcgcgcgagggccacGCGGAGTGCGTGCGCGCGCTGttggcgtcgggcgcgaacgcgaacgcgcgcacgagggcggggggcgccACGCCGCTgcatcgcgcggcgttcaccgggtccggcgcgtgcgtcatGCTGTTGCTAGAGGGCGGGGCGGACCCGTGCCTGAGGGATGCCGACGGGGAGAGCGCGCTGCACaaggcgagcgcgaacggTCACGCCGACGTGGTGAGGGCGCTGcttcgcgcggggggggagCGGGGGATAGCGGGGGAGCGGGATAGGAAGGGGATGACGCCGGTGGAGCGCGCAGCGGACGAGGCGACCAGGGCAGCTTTCGGCGATCGAGTCGGGAATTGCTGACTTGGAAACTAGACTAGTCTAATTAGGTTTAGCTAGCGCTAGCACTGAAGCCGACGCGATAGGGGCGCTCACCGCACGATCGACCGCGATGCCGAAGACGCCCGCAAGCTACGAGACGAAGGACCTGAAGAAACTGAAGGTGGCGGACCTTCGCGCCATCCTCGAGTCGAAAGGTCTGGACGCCACCGGCAAGAaggacgagctcatcgagaaGGTGCAGGCGTCGAACGatgcgcccgagcccgcccccgagcccgagcccgagcccgagcccgagcccgagcccgagcccgcccccgAGAAATCGCCACCCGCGaagaagcccgcggcgaaggagaagcccgcggcgaaggagacgccggcggcggaggaggacgacgacgacgagccgaggcgcgcgaacgatttcttcttctccaccgcgggtgcagacgacgacgacgacgacgacgacgacgagaaggacgaggacccCGCTCCGGAACCCGAGGCGCCCGTCGaccgggacgacgaccgaCCCGCCACCGAtacccgcgacgccgacgacgacgccgatgacgacgacgacgacgacacagctggcgacgagaTCTACCTCGGGTTTCTGGGCGAAAACTGCAATCGCGAGTTTATCGCcaacctcctccgcccgTTCTTCGAGTGCGAACGCGTGCATCTCCCGATGCAGTccgccccgggcggcgggccgaAGCGACCGAAGGGGTACGCCTTCgttcgccctcctcgaggcACGCCCGACTCCgcgttggccgccgccgtggagaaGCTCAACGGAAGCGCTTCGTACCCGGGAGCGAAGCACCCGCTCAAGATTGCGATGGCGACCAGAaagacgaacgacgacgacgacgcgagggggaccaagcgccggcgcgatgggtccggcagcggcggcgtgccccAGGGTAAGTCCCCGAACCGCCTCTACGTTCTCGGCCTCCCGCGACACGTCACCGAGGTGTTGCTCAAGGAATTTTTTAGTCGGTTCGGCGCcgtgacggacgcgagggtgctGGCGAGCagggacggcgaggacgacgtcggcccgcggcgcggcacGGTGAcgttcgcctccgccgacgacgcggcgagggcgagggcggagacGGATAACACGCGAGCAttccacggcggcggggagctGAAGGTGGTTTACTccaacctccgcgacggggagggtgggcggcgcggcggcggcggcggcgggggaggcgggggcgtgggaggcggaggcgcgtccgcgcagcCGTGGAGTGTGTACCCGATGCAGCCGGGGATGCCGATGTACACGC from Micromonas commoda chromosome 3, complete sequence encodes:
- a CDS encoding predicted protein; the encoded protein is MAPLRASSIVRRGLPDARDDEALIATPVVEVDEATPREDDVDEWFPPFAASAPKLGLAGLGAGLLNTGFELDGPASTIEAIVVLATIIFVHECGHFFAARLQNIHVSKFSVGFGPNLLSYKGPEVEYSLRWVPLGGFVAFPDDDPDCPYPQDDPDLLRNRPIKDRAIVISAGVAANVAFALAILNFQVNTVGLVEQAYKPGVKVAQLLSTSAAREYGVKVGDVITAIDGEALPAAGKSVNDVVAKVKAAGSNPVRLKIQRFGTNGPAPPVDIEVVPKTGVNGEGRIGVQLEANAEVRKRVAGNPAEGLFLATKEFARLTGLVCKSLFSLVSNFSQAKDNVSGPIAIVGVGAEVMRGSDLSGLYQFASVININLAVVNILPLPALDGGFLLLIAVEALRGGKKLPAEVEQSITASGVLLLLGSGMFLILRDTLNLVGSLGQH
- a CDS encoding predicted protein, with product MEVDPPPAAPASAEPGSPPAVNPAPVAPRRIGHWQVDKQIGRGSFAVVWRARHAETGQRVAVKEIRLDKLNRKLRESLESEIQVLQRSRHGNIIRLHDIIKEEKRIFLVLEYCAGGDVSEFIKKHGRVREDVARHFMRQMASGLRAMRAQNLIHRDLKPQNLLLTVASPDAELKIADFGFARYMHPTGMAETLCGSPLYMAPEILGYQKYDAKADLWSVGTILYELLVGRPPFTGMNPMQLLRNIERSDAKIPSKVANGLSRECVSILRGLLRRNP
- a CDS encoding predicted protein, producing the protein MGVRDVAAAAAAAGTNWLSTSPLSRRPGFLGGTSPGGGRPLGGSGSHQKPPLSSSPSVARAASFGGFTPGGDGVSVEIQPVPFSLQGSKARSGSDRSLNSMDAEYVLVEDDKSGGDKSGGLASMESSPGGSLPSGGGGGGGGLTQMAAGLTRRLSSNLGAVILGSSPPPSKFGNNHHHVTSSSSSPGRELYRMSSSPGGTGLGSGGSPGSFPPRPGSSRHSPPGMLGEFRNSPSYPSSRVSSARSGGGGGSGLALGAGASLAPSQSPSEKEAAAALALARVAQAAAAAAPGEKRFASAAQRVSVLERAATVLRDVAMERWDSGKKLDALSVSLVSLTALREGYKLAQAVAKEAAEAEACSNAPQGVGPLDGSRNVRLSDMSDSSRSSGGGGGGDCASRPASASSSSSGSPPWIPGRSSSSSQSGTIGSSAELPRLSSKTPERLRKDRERAVKTAERIKNAFNAALTRADRAAAAVKGVGVEGSAVLPDAMDLAYDAALALGRSGAVEELMGNTRTALEAYSRAQTLLVFILSEGPRFVTARDEQSGDERAATDAERETAAALVSAPGRAAGDGVETGDGSRLITPSVHPCDEFPARGRIARFVGAIGARQQACAATAMRSSSGATRRPP
- a CDS encoding predicted protein, translated to MASSDWESTHLVVGAPEGVVELARDLTPLCDILKPDSEVGKVDLIRAKATRLIRVCMRTRIGRECLLRRGGLVPSLLAALAPVAKYEDAGADAGADAGADAGAEGEEGDGVGPKDPVLEHAMVCGDLLVKLACASTQTALELVEEHGVVETFHALLRRHDADSRACGAVGLRKFAKFSERAAREMVWRGVMDDVRAMLPTCDRYRTPPTTPLAMEKDNILADAFGVGAGDEARAKKVDLEALLSSRKRSSKKDETDETEGGGVVYDGPAVPNMGKPPPPPPPFVPKANTPRVVAEVMELLGALLCHSFVADQFIGRVGGDVNKRGLLPSGKHRPTWTTTITHQCAPAATYAPPPPPPPPPVMVRKLDEEGNPVQATDEEGVPIVDDEGEPVYEMVEEKPKTEETEGVEEPEPEPEPEPEPEPEPLAVSEPEPVAKAEVEHDDMLEEYQPVLIEGDAPCDDFLACSASLRCLEHAARHPRCRAELLEDDGAHCKRLAAIVRCNMPHCAEPALRILLGIMSWAKHEGPNATGPNSFKDLREAQGRVRGGQGGALAAVKAAKAAREAEERETKGGARAYDILRCEEVRGAVMSADLGPEDSVMHRSLRSAASHALAGYELTAILPPPPPPAPVPGMEVTARAPLPNHKTTPLLETIEKQTLGREIAERDEMREPFFDQVLTIKERLALRYRQTRGHRTSRSGSVKDPNELEEVVTEA
- a CDS encoding predicted protein; the protein is MRLVASGFGAPASSAAATSSSVGSTTLSNGCSWRHTASTQARHPTRCRRISPCLVASAWIARRPARRAASSASASRSFTRLSTTSVSASTSASFLKRRGGASRPGRGVRMAFGRVDAGSTRLVPNRDRRLLLGMRAIASSGADVPGIRREFPQLRGGVRASRVVGRVAKLLGDRRDEVGTIPILRALPRHGASRVWGAAVRIGLSVIVRHARVEKTEMRGTRVIRARGAMGRGGHSDDEGTPYDQRLEEVEFMRSACVAAQRGDVDKLRAMLHRRPDVMLDDGVGGDSGYTPLHYAAREGHAECVRALLASGANANARTRAGGATPLHRAAFTGSGACVMLLLEGGADPCLRDADGESALHKASANGHADVVRALLRAGGERGIAGERDRKGMTPVERAADEATRAAFGDRVGNC
- a CDS encoding predicted protein → MPKTPASYETKDLKKLKVADLRAILESKGLDATGKKDELIEKVQASNDAPEPAPEPEPEPEPEPEPEPAPEKSPPAKKPAAKEKPAAKETPAAEEDDDDEPRRANDFFFSTAGADDDDDDDDDEKDEDPAPEPEAPVDRDDDRPATDTRDADDDADDDDDDDTAGDEIYLGFLGENCNREFIANLLRPFFECERVHLPMQSAPGGGPKRPKGYAFVRPPRGTPDSALAAAVEKLNGSASYPGAKHPLKIAMATRKTNDDDDARGTKRRRDGSGSGGVPQGKSPNRLYVLGLPRHVTEVLLKEFFSRFGAVTDARVLASRDGEDDVGPRRGTVTFASADDAARARAETDNTRAFHGGGELKVVYSNLRDGEGGRRGGGGGGGGGGVGGGGASAQPWSVYPMQPGMPMYTPMAAVALDPATGQPFAPTGVAAGAGLADHPAAVPPTGLSEAGYTGVHLAGLPPSATVDAKYAHLYQ